A window of the Macaca nemestrina isolate mMacNem1 chromosome X, mMacNem.hap1, whole genome shotgun sequence genome harbors these coding sequences:
- the LOC105493925 gene encoding proteolipid protein 2, translating to MADSERLSAPGCWAACTNFSRTRKGILLFAEIILCLVILICFSASTPGYSSLSVVEMILAAIFFVVYMCDLHTKIPFINWPWSDFFRTLIAAILYLITSIVVLVERGNHSKIVAGVLGLIATCLFGYDAYVTFPFRQPRHTAAPTDPADGPV from the exons ATGGCGGATTCTGAGCGCCTCTCTGCCCCTGGCTGCTGGGCCGCCTGCACCAACTTCTCGCGCACCCGAAAGGGAATCCTCCTGTTTGCTGAGATT ATATTATGTCTGGTGATCCTGATCTGCTTCAGTGCCTCCACACCAGGCTACTCCTCCTTGTCGGTGGTTGAGATGATCCTTGCTGCTATTTTCTTTGTTGTCTACATGTGTGACCTGCACACCAAGATACCATTCATCAACTGGCCTTGGAGT GATTTCTTCCGAACCCTCATAGCGGCAATCCTCTACCTGATCACCTCCATTGTTGTCCTTGTTGAGAGAGGAAACCACTCCAAAATCGTCGCAGGG GTACTGGGCCTAATCGCTACGTGCCTCTTTGGCTATGATGCCTATGTCACCTTCCCCTTTCGGCAGCCAAGACATACAGCAGCCCCCACTg ACCCCGCAGATGGCCCGGTGTAG